Part of the Deltaproteobacteria bacterium genome, GGCCAGGATCACCAGGGCTTGATTTATCGGATGGGGCTTTGATGGGAAAATCAGGAATTAACTTTTATGATCGGAATAGCGGCATAAGAACAGAAGCAATGGCGTGGTTATCTAACTAAAGGCAGACCAGGGTCGCAAGTTTTTTAAGGACCTGGGCTATCGAAAAATATGGGAGCTCGCACACAAATACCGTGTTTCTTGCCCGCCAATCCAGGCTTTTCACCTGATCGGCAAGGATGGCTCCTGTAACGCCTGATCCTTCCGGGATCAGAACCTCGAACGGATAACCCTTCACCCTGTTGGTTATTGGACAAAAGAGAGCCAATCCCACTTTTGAGTTATAGGCTCCGGGTGAAATTATCAACGCAGGACGTCTTCCTGCCTGTTAATGTCCTGCCTGCGGATCAAGACTCAGCCATACCACCTCGCCCCGTTGCGGGACCCAGTCGTTCACCATGCCTCGTTACCCACGGCCTGCCCGGTTTCCAGTTCCTTGTGCAGATTTTCAGGAGTGACCCCTGCCAAAAGGGTTTCCAACGTATAGCTGGCCGATGCTTCCTTGTCGCTCCGGGTTGAATCGATCGGATGCGCTGCCGAAAAATCGGCCGTACCGGGCGGGAATTCCCGGATGCCTTTTTGATTTTTCGATTTCACCTTCATTGCTTACTCCCCAAGTTTAAATCACTTGAAAATCCCCGCCAGATCCGGGTCTTCCTTGGCCTGGGCCGCGTATGAGGGCTTGAGCCCCACGGCCTTGGCCAGCACTCTTTCAGCCTCGCCGGTTCTTCCCTGGCGGGCCAGGACGCAGGCCAGGTTGTACAGCACGGGCGCGGGCTCCGCCCCAAGGGCAAGGGCGCGGCCAAGATCGGATTCGGCTTCGGAAAGCCGCGAAAGGGCCGCAAGGGAAAGCCCCCGGCCCGCGCGGGCTTCGCCGTCCATGGGGTTTCGGGCCAGGGCTTCGTCGAAGACAGACAGCGCCTCTTCCGGCTCGTTCATGGTGACAAGGAGCATCCCCAGGTTGCAGCGGGCCAGGGTCAGGGAAGGATCGAGCGAAAGGGCGCGGCGAAGGTCGGCAAGGGCCTCCGGGAGGCGTCCCAGGGAGCGGAGGCTTTCGGCCCGGTTATAGAGGGCCACGGCGTTATTCGGATTGATTTCAAGGGCCTTGCCGTACAGGGAAAGGGCCTCGTCGTGATTTCCCCTTTTGGCCGCGCCGGTTCCCAGGGCGTTATAGGGTACATCGAAGGTGCTTTCGATGTTTCGGGGCACGAAGGAATACGGCCAGTAAACGCCAAGCGCCACCACGGCCAAAACCGCGCATGAAGCCCCAGGCAGCAGACGGCGGCGGTGCCTTAAGGCGTCGGGAAGGCCCGTCAGAAAAACGCCGCCCGTGGCGCACAAAAGGGGCAGGATGGGAAGCCTGTAGCGGGAGGCCACGTGAAAGGCGATCACCGAGCCTGCGTAAACCGCGAAAAACAGGGCAGGAACGAAAAATCTCCGGCGATCCGGCCAAAGCATGACGAAGCCCGCGAGCCCCAGGCAGAGAAGCAGCCCGGAGCCTACGAAAAGCGCCCTCAGTACGGGAAAACGGTGGCGGGCGAAGTCGAAGGAGTAGTTGTCGGCGATTTCCAAGGCCGAGAAAAACATTGCGGCCTTTCTGAGCAGAAGGCGCGAGGTGTCGCCCGGGTGGTCAATCACGTAATCGAGGCCCCGGCGGAGATAGAAGCGTGAGACATCAGAGGATTTCATGTGCGTCCGCCCCGAAAGGCGTTCGGCCTCGCGCCTGAAATCCTCCTCCTCGAACTCCGGCACAAGACGCACGTTTTCCGGGTTTTCAAAGGCCCCTTTCGATTCCGGCCCGTTTCCGTAGTAGAAATTCTGCCCTCCCTGGCTTGTGAGAAGCACGAAATCGCCCTCGGCAAGATAATTGTGGATGCTTGCGGGCGACACCGCCGCGAAAAAGCCTGCTGCGTAGAAGATGGCCGGGATGAGCCTGCTGGCGGTCGGCCCTTTTGCCGCAAAAACCAGCCACACGCAGAAAACCGGCACGAAAAGAAGCAGATTGGCCCGTG contains:
- a CDS encoding tetratricopeptide repeat protein; this encodes MPVSGNAAGKGPGGPIAPPSGVALRYFRLPPHLSYPFILFCASLALRLIYLFILRNDDYFSTLVIDSEAYHEKALEIMGGKLIASRAFYQDGLYPYILALLYSVFGQSILTARLFNVILSSVSTVLIYGIGRELGGRRAGIAAALLHILCGLFLFYDGILGKEPLGILLVSTALYAALKAGKSPSARMSLLAGVFLGLAALTRANLLLFVPVFCVWLVFAAKGPTASRLIPAIFYAAGFFAAVSPASIHNYLAEGDFVLLTSQGGQNFYYGNGPESKGAFENPENVRLVPEFEEEDFRREAERLSGRTHMKSSDVSRFYLRRGLDYVIDHPGDTSRLLLRKAAMFFSALEIADNYSFDFARHRFPVLRALFVGSGLLLCLGLAGFVMLWPDRRRFFVPALFFAVYAGSVIAFHVASRYRLPILPLLCATGGVFLTGLPDALRHRRRLLPGASCAVLAVVALGVYWPYSFVPRNIESTFDVPYNALGTGAAKRGNHDEALSLYGKALEINPNNAVALYNRAESLRSLGRLPEALADLRRALSLDPSLTLARCNLGMLLVTMNEPEEALSVFDEALARNPMDGEARAGRGLSLAALSRLSEAESDLGRALALGAEPAPVLYNLACVLARQGRTGEAERVLAKAVGLKPSYAAQAKEDPDLAGIFK